GTCCGCGACGTCATCCAGAACATCAGCACGATGAGCGCGCCGAGGAAGATGTACGTCGAGTAGTTACCGTCACCCATGGTCGTGGGTCTCCGTTCGTCGTGGGCCCTCGGGAGTCTAGGCCGAGAGAGTGCCGCTCTCCCAACGGACAGGCGGCACCGAGAGTTCCACCGGCGCGCTGACGAGGTGCGTCAGCTCCAGAGCGTCCCCGACGCGCCGTCCGGCGGCGTGAGCCCCAGATGCTCCCACGCGGCACGCGTGGCGACCCGGCCGCGCGGCGTGCGGCCCATGTATCCCTCCCGCACGAGGAACGGCTCGGCGACCGTCTCGACAGTCTCCGGCTCCTCACCGACCGCGACGGCGAGCGTCGTGAGGCCGACCGGGCCCCCGCCGAAGCGCGTGCACAGCGCCGTCAGGACGGAGCGGTCGAGGCGGTCGAGGCCCACCGGGTCGACCTCGTAGACCTCGAGCGCGGCACGAGCCGCGGCGAGGTCGAGGCGACCGTCGCCGCGGACCTGCGCCCAGTCCCGGACCCGACGGAGCAGGCGGTTCGCGATGCGCGGCGTGCCACGAGAGCGGGAGGCGATCTCGGCGGCGGCCTCGGCGGTGAGCGGCACGTCCAGCAGGCCGGAGCTGCGCAGCAGGACCTTCTCCAGCTCGTCGTTCGAGTAGAAGTCGAGGTGCCCGGTGAAACCGAAGCGGTCGCGCAGGGGCGCGGGCAGCAGCCCGGCGCGCGTCGTCGCACCGACCGCGACGAAGGGCGGGAGGCTCAGCGGGATCGCGCTCGCCCCGGCGCCCTTGCCGACCACGA
This genomic window from Flavimobilis soli contains:
- the ruvB gene encoding Holliday junction branch migration DNA helicase RuvB; the encoded protein is MSGGSDAVERAAEAALRPRRLDEFVGQQVVRNQLSLVLDAALARGTSPDHVLLSGPPGLGKTTLAMIIAAELGTSLRVTSGPAIAHAGDLAAVLSSLEEGEVLFIDEIHRLARPAEELLYVAMEDFRVDVVVGKGAGASAIPLSLPPFVAVGATTRAGLLPAPLRDRFGFTGHLDFYSNDELEKVLLRSSGLLDVPLTAEAAAEIASRSRGTPRIANRLLRRVRDWAQVRGDGRLDLAAARAALEVYEVDPVGLDRLDRSVLTALCTRFGGGPVGLTTLAVAVGEEPETVETVAEPFLVREGYMGRTPRGRVATRAAWEHLGLTPPDGASGTLWS